The following coding sequences lie in one Xiphophorus maculatus strain JP 163 A chromosome 4, X_maculatus-5.0-male, whole genome shotgun sequence genomic window:
- the plekho2 gene encoding pleckstrin homology domain-containing family O member 2 isoform X3, with the protein MEDGTKEDTAQQNKPKFLSKAGWVKKAHGRLLTSYKDRYLHVEKTEVVVYENEDLQNCLERLDLENYETCHELKSTFKKKHRLILIRSPKSGNKIHDVKFQTQTVEEKEAWIKALSDCISRAKNKVFDEVKVDESSNLEHITRTRPQGNRNRRPPTRIHMKEVAEVSSDGLLRLDLNLEDAVMPNGTDTAKTDSTESPETVLTTDEEKKPIKPPMPPTKEAKSSVVPENEPNKKDEKEKVVKPPMPPSKEYKPSVTPWEVILQDETTDDKKNTNPPPTPPNKPSSGGSLSNPVEVLPTSPNHQPPTPPSKDMKPSQMVVEPKQQTQDTATEQSEDETAMINDEVDQSEETVQNRKPKMTSNKPKVLAEVLSAVTQPEGSHSTASDTSARSLKGEEASLQSVPSVVVCTDNPLTETLNLSPLLHHLPGEKKKKAEEKSVDSGQHSDDESEGSVSEDTLAASTAALHGSHAGLDVLDGTEDEREISVNLRPSASLQVKPDVTPCRRSEPFQKPLKSSIKARSASIGDLLSDSLGSGQLKTTCKAENEWSISPFQNSVTKLETEVALEMKNTSELLSQAQERSYAEVMPEDLLAKALEKLQRADCVLREVKKLKITKKRMSW; encoded by the exons GGTACAAAGGAGGACACTGCCCAGCAAAATAAGCCAAAGTTCCTGAGTAAGGCTGGTTGGGTGAAGAAGGCCCATGGCCGCCTGCTGACGAGCTACAAAGACCGCTACCTCCATGTGGAGAAGACCGAGGTTGTGGTGTATGAAAATGAG GATCTGCAGAACTGCCTGGAGCGGCTGGACTTGGAAAACTATGAAACATGCCATGAATTGAAGAGTACCTTCAAGAAGAAGCATAGACTGATTCTGATACGGTCTCCAAAGTCTGGAAACAAG ATCCATGATGTGAAGTTCCAGACTCAGACTGTAGAGGAGAAGGAGGCCTGGATCAAAGCACTCAGTGATTGCATCAGCCGAGCTAAAAACAAAGTCTTTGATGAG GTGAAAGTTGATGAAAGCAGCAATTTAGAGCATATTACCCGAACAAGACCTCAAGGAAACCGCAACCGGCGCCCACCAACCAGGATTCACATGAAAGAG GTGGCAGAGGTGTCCTCCGATGGTCTCCTGCGTTTGGATCTTAATCTTGAGGATGCTGTGATGCCTAATGGGACAGATACTGCTAAAACAGACAGTACTGAAAGTCCTGAAACAGTGTTGACAACAGATGAGGAGAAGAAACCCATCAAACCTCCCATGCCTCCCACCAAGGAGGCTAAATCCAGTGTTGTACCTGAGAATGAGCctaataaaaaagatgaaaaagaaaag GTCGTGAAACCGCCAATGCCTCCATCAAAAGAATATAAACCCAGTGTTACACCTTGGGAGGTGATTTTACAAGATGAAACTACTGAtgataagaaaaacacaaacccaCCACCAACACCTCCCAATAAGCCCAGCTCTGGTGGGTCATTGAGCAACCCTGTAGAAGTGTTACCAACCTCACCAAACCACCAACCCCCAACACCACCGTCCAAGGACATGAAACCTTCGCAAATGGTTGTGGAGCCCAAACAACAGACACAAGATACAGCTACTGAACAAAGTGAGGACGAAACAGCAATGATCAATGATGAGGTAGACCAGTCTGAGGAAACTGTCCAAAATCGTAAACCCAAAATGACCTCTAACAAACCCAAAGTTCTGGCAGAAGTTCTGTCAGCTGTCACTCAGCCAGAGGGATCACACTCCACTGCTTCTGATACCTCAGCACGTTCTCTTAAAGGAGAGGAGGCTTCACTGCAGAGCGTCCCCTCAGTAGTTGTCTGCACAGACAACCCACTCACTGAGACCCTCAACCTGAGTCCGCTTCTCCACCACCtgccaggagaaaaaaaaaagaaggccgAGGAGAAATCTGTAGACAGTGGTCAGCACTCTGACGATGAGAGTGAAGGCTCGGTGAGTGAAGACACGCTGGCAGCTTCCACGGCTGCTCTCCATGGAAGCCATGCTGGCCTGGATGTGTTGGATGGCACTGAAGATGAAAGGGAAATCTCTGTTAACTTAAGGCCATCAGCCAGTCTTCAGGTTAAACCAGATGTCACTCCCTGTCGGCGCTCAGAGCCTTTCCAGAAACCTCTCAAATCGTCAATCAAGGCCAGGTCTGCATCAATCGGAGATCTACTGTCCGACTCCCTGGGCTCCGGTCAGCTGAAAACCACCTGCAAAGCTGAAAATGAATGGAGCATATCACCCTTTCAAAATTCTGTAACAAAGCTTGAGACCGAAGTGGCTCTGGAGATGAAAAATACAAGTGAGCTCCTCAGTCAGGCTCAGGAGAGAAGTTACGCTGAGGTAATGCCGGAGGATCTGCTTGCTAAAGCTCTGGAGAAGCTCCAGAGGGCTGACTGCGTCCTCAGAGAGGTCAAGAAATTGAAAATTACAAAGAAGAGGATGAGCTGGTAA
- the plekho2 gene encoding pleckstrin homology domain-containing family O member 2 isoform X1, whose protein sequence is MEDHCGSLLVSQLRGSVHQSTFWLFCFSFVLQHESPSIRGTKEDTAQQNKPKFLSKAGWVKKAHGRLLTSYKDRYLHVEKTEVVVYENEDLQNCLERLDLENYETCHELKSTFKKKHRLILIRSPKSGNKIHDVKFQTQTVEEKEAWIKALSDCISRAKNKVFDEVKVDESSNLEHITRTRPQGNRNRRPPTRIHMKEVAEVSSDGLLRLDLNLEDAVMPNGTDTAKTDSTESPETVLTTDEEKKPIKPPMPPTKEAKSSVVPENEPNKKDEKEKVVKPPMPPSKEYKPSVTPWEVILQDETTDDKKNTNPPPTPPNKPSSGGSLSNPVEVLPTSPNHQPPTPPSKDMKPSQMVVEPKQQTQDTATEQSEDETAMINDEVDQSEETVQNRKPKMTSNKPKVLAEVLSAVTQPEGSHSTASDTSARSLKGEEASLQSVPSVVVCTDNPLTETLNLSPLLHHLPGEKKKKAEEKSVDSGQHSDDESEGSVSEDTLAASTAALHGSHAGLDVLDGTEDEREISVNLRPSASLQVKPDVTPCRRSEPFQKPLKSSIKARSASIGDLLSDSLGSGQLKTTCKAENEWSISPFQNSVTKLETEVALEMKNTSELLSQAQERSYAEVMPEDLLAKALEKLQRADCVLREVKKLKITKKRMSW, encoded by the exons GGTACAAAGGAGGACACTGCCCAGCAAAATAAGCCAAAGTTCCTGAGTAAGGCTGGTTGGGTGAAGAAGGCCCATGGCCGCCTGCTGACGAGCTACAAAGACCGCTACCTCCATGTGGAGAAGACCGAGGTTGTGGTGTATGAAAATGAG GATCTGCAGAACTGCCTGGAGCGGCTGGACTTGGAAAACTATGAAACATGCCATGAATTGAAGAGTACCTTCAAGAAGAAGCATAGACTGATTCTGATACGGTCTCCAAAGTCTGGAAACAAG ATCCATGATGTGAAGTTCCAGACTCAGACTGTAGAGGAGAAGGAGGCCTGGATCAAAGCACTCAGTGATTGCATCAGCCGAGCTAAAAACAAAGTCTTTGATGAG GTGAAAGTTGATGAAAGCAGCAATTTAGAGCATATTACCCGAACAAGACCTCAAGGAAACCGCAACCGGCGCCCACCAACCAGGATTCACATGAAAGAG GTGGCAGAGGTGTCCTCCGATGGTCTCCTGCGTTTGGATCTTAATCTTGAGGATGCTGTGATGCCTAATGGGACAGATACTGCTAAAACAGACAGTACTGAAAGTCCTGAAACAGTGTTGACAACAGATGAGGAGAAGAAACCCATCAAACCTCCCATGCCTCCCACCAAGGAGGCTAAATCCAGTGTTGTACCTGAGAATGAGCctaataaaaaagatgaaaaagaaaag GTCGTGAAACCGCCAATGCCTCCATCAAAAGAATATAAACCCAGTGTTACACCTTGGGAGGTGATTTTACAAGATGAAACTACTGAtgataagaaaaacacaaacccaCCACCAACACCTCCCAATAAGCCCAGCTCTGGTGGGTCATTGAGCAACCCTGTAGAAGTGTTACCAACCTCACCAAACCACCAACCCCCAACACCACCGTCCAAGGACATGAAACCTTCGCAAATGGTTGTGGAGCCCAAACAACAGACACAAGATACAGCTACTGAACAAAGTGAGGACGAAACAGCAATGATCAATGATGAGGTAGACCAGTCTGAGGAAACTGTCCAAAATCGTAAACCCAAAATGACCTCTAACAAACCCAAAGTTCTGGCAGAAGTTCTGTCAGCTGTCACTCAGCCAGAGGGATCACACTCCACTGCTTCTGATACCTCAGCACGTTCTCTTAAAGGAGAGGAGGCTTCACTGCAGAGCGTCCCCTCAGTAGTTGTCTGCACAGACAACCCACTCACTGAGACCCTCAACCTGAGTCCGCTTCTCCACCACCtgccaggagaaaaaaaaaagaaggccgAGGAGAAATCTGTAGACAGTGGTCAGCACTCTGACGATGAGAGTGAAGGCTCGGTGAGTGAAGACACGCTGGCAGCTTCCACGGCTGCTCTCCATGGAAGCCATGCTGGCCTGGATGTGTTGGATGGCACTGAAGATGAAAGGGAAATCTCTGTTAACTTAAGGCCATCAGCCAGTCTTCAGGTTAAACCAGATGTCACTCCCTGTCGGCGCTCAGAGCCTTTCCAGAAACCTCTCAAATCGTCAATCAAGGCCAGGTCTGCATCAATCGGAGATCTACTGTCCGACTCCCTGGGCTCCGGTCAGCTGAAAACCACCTGCAAAGCTGAAAATGAATGGAGCATATCACCCTTTCAAAATTCTGTAACAAAGCTTGAGACCGAAGTGGCTCTGGAGATGAAAAATACAAGTGAGCTCCTCAGTCAGGCTCAGGAGAGAAGTTACGCTGAGGTAATGCCGGAGGATCTGCTTGCTAAAGCTCTGGAGAAGCTCCAGAGGGCTGACTGCGTCCTCAGAGAGGTCAAGAAATTGAAAATTACAAAGAAGAGGATGAGCTGGTAA
- the plekho2 gene encoding pleckstrin homology domain-containing family O member 2 isoform X2 → MMSSTGFHVPEELSIVLTFDTSEYNLWVLYSPMPVRGTKEDTAQQNKPKFLSKAGWVKKAHGRLLTSYKDRYLHVEKTEVVVYENEDLQNCLERLDLENYETCHELKSTFKKKHRLILIRSPKSGNKIHDVKFQTQTVEEKEAWIKALSDCISRAKNKVFDEVKVDESSNLEHITRTRPQGNRNRRPPTRIHMKEVAEVSSDGLLRLDLNLEDAVMPNGTDTAKTDSTESPETVLTTDEEKKPIKPPMPPTKEAKSSVVPENEPNKKDEKEKVVKPPMPPSKEYKPSVTPWEVILQDETTDDKKNTNPPPTPPNKPSSGGSLSNPVEVLPTSPNHQPPTPPSKDMKPSQMVVEPKQQTQDTATEQSEDETAMINDEVDQSEETVQNRKPKMTSNKPKVLAEVLSAVTQPEGSHSTASDTSARSLKGEEASLQSVPSVVVCTDNPLTETLNLSPLLHHLPGEKKKKAEEKSVDSGQHSDDESEGSVSEDTLAASTAALHGSHAGLDVLDGTEDEREISVNLRPSASLQVKPDVTPCRRSEPFQKPLKSSIKARSASIGDLLSDSLGSGQLKTTCKAENEWSISPFQNSVTKLETEVALEMKNTSELLSQAQERSYAEVMPEDLLAKALEKLQRADCVLREVKKLKITKKRMSW, encoded by the exons GGTACAAAGGAGGACACTGCCCAGCAAAATAAGCCAAAGTTCCTGAGTAAGGCTGGTTGGGTGAAGAAGGCCCATGGCCGCCTGCTGACGAGCTACAAAGACCGCTACCTCCATGTGGAGAAGACCGAGGTTGTGGTGTATGAAAATGAG GATCTGCAGAACTGCCTGGAGCGGCTGGACTTGGAAAACTATGAAACATGCCATGAATTGAAGAGTACCTTCAAGAAGAAGCATAGACTGATTCTGATACGGTCTCCAAAGTCTGGAAACAAG ATCCATGATGTGAAGTTCCAGACTCAGACTGTAGAGGAGAAGGAGGCCTGGATCAAAGCACTCAGTGATTGCATCAGCCGAGCTAAAAACAAAGTCTTTGATGAG GTGAAAGTTGATGAAAGCAGCAATTTAGAGCATATTACCCGAACAAGACCTCAAGGAAACCGCAACCGGCGCCCACCAACCAGGATTCACATGAAAGAG GTGGCAGAGGTGTCCTCCGATGGTCTCCTGCGTTTGGATCTTAATCTTGAGGATGCTGTGATGCCTAATGGGACAGATACTGCTAAAACAGACAGTACTGAAAGTCCTGAAACAGTGTTGACAACAGATGAGGAGAAGAAACCCATCAAACCTCCCATGCCTCCCACCAAGGAGGCTAAATCCAGTGTTGTACCTGAGAATGAGCctaataaaaaagatgaaaaagaaaag GTCGTGAAACCGCCAATGCCTCCATCAAAAGAATATAAACCCAGTGTTACACCTTGGGAGGTGATTTTACAAGATGAAACTACTGAtgataagaaaaacacaaacccaCCACCAACACCTCCCAATAAGCCCAGCTCTGGTGGGTCATTGAGCAACCCTGTAGAAGTGTTACCAACCTCACCAAACCACCAACCCCCAACACCACCGTCCAAGGACATGAAACCTTCGCAAATGGTTGTGGAGCCCAAACAACAGACACAAGATACAGCTACTGAACAAAGTGAGGACGAAACAGCAATGATCAATGATGAGGTAGACCAGTCTGAGGAAACTGTCCAAAATCGTAAACCCAAAATGACCTCTAACAAACCCAAAGTTCTGGCAGAAGTTCTGTCAGCTGTCACTCAGCCAGAGGGATCACACTCCACTGCTTCTGATACCTCAGCACGTTCTCTTAAAGGAGAGGAGGCTTCACTGCAGAGCGTCCCCTCAGTAGTTGTCTGCACAGACAACCCACTCACTGAGACCCTCAACCTGAGTCCGCTTCTCCACCACCtgccaggagaaaaaaaaaagaaggccgAGGAGAAATCTGTAGACAGTGGTCAGCACTCTGACGATGAGAGTGAAGGCTCGGTGAGTGAAGACACGCTGGCAGCTTCCACGGCTGCTCTCCATGGAAGCCATGCTGGCCTGGATGTGTTGGATGGCACTGAAGATGAAAGGGAAATCTCTGTTAACTTAAGGCCATCAGCCAGTCTTCAGGTTAAACCAGATGTCACTCCCTGTCGGCGCTCAGAGCCTTTCCAGAAACCTCTCAAATCGTCAATCAAGGCCAGGTCTGCATCAATCGGAGATCTACTGTCCGACTCCCTGGGCTCCGGTCAGCTGAAAACCACCTGCAAAGCTGAAAATGAATGGAGCATATCACCCTTTCAAAATTCTGTAACAAAGCTTGAGACCGAAGTGGCTCTGGAGATGAAAAATACAAGTGAGCTCCTCAGTCAGGCTCAGGAGAGAAGTTACGCTGAGGTAATGCCGGAGGATCTGCTTGCTAAAGCTCTGGAGAAGCTCCAGAGGGCTGACTGCGTCCTCAGAGAGGTCAAGAAATTGAAAATTACAAAGAAGAGGATGAGCTGGTAA